A region of the Gammaproteobacteria bacterium genome:
AAGTTTTGATCCTTCAAAATTAAGCTCTTTACCTATTTTTGTCGTTAATGACTGGCCATAATTTTTTGAACTTCCTAGATGATAATGGTCATTACCAAACACACCAAAACGTAAATTCCAGGTTTCACCATAGTGAATATAGTTAATTCCAATACCAAACCTGTCTGTTAATGCACTTGCCAACGAGCGTTCCATAAAAAAGTGATATTTAGAGTTACTGACACTTTCGAGACTGAAAGGCATTTCCATTTTTCCAAGATAAATTTCATTTTGTCTATTGACTCTGTAACGTAACCAAGCTGCCTGTGTAGCAGCAATCGGGCGAGATTCATAATCGGAGATATCTGTTTGATAATACAGTGAAAACTTGTCATTAAACTTTGCAAAAACATCTCCACGAAATCGTCTCAAATTAATACCATCTTCTTTATAATAGGTGAAATCATCATGATAATGACTATAGTCCACCTCCATACGAAAGCTAAAATCGAACTCAGTTTTTGCACTAACTACAAAACCAATTTGAAGTAAAAAGACTAATAAAAAGAGCTTCATCCTACTTCTCTAAAATCCAATCAAAAACCTTTGTATGGAGCTCAGAATTTTCGACTCCATCAATAAATTGATGCTTTATTCCTTCCAGCTTCTCAATTTCTACCGTATTTTCAATACCATGTTTTTTCATCTTAT
Encoded here:
- a CDS encoding porin, whose product is MKLFLLVFLLQIGFVVSAKTEFDFSFRMEVDYSHYHDDFTYYKEDGINLRRFRGDVFAKFNDKFSLYYQTDISDYESRPIAATQAAWLRYRVNRQNEIYLGKMEMPFSLESVSNSKYHFFMERSLASALTDRFGIGINYIHYGETWNLRFGVFGNDHYHLGSSKNYGQSLTTKIGKELNFEGSKLYLGASYQYRKPEDFIRVRTKPESQTYGTRLLDTDELYFVSKMQTFGIEGLWQKNNWTLQTEYIGNQVQREFGGNLSYQGGYFIVSKIFNGKRRFNYRKGEWRSTRTEKYKTWEVSARYSFLDLNSADLSAGKEKNYSLGLNYYINNKSRVMFNAIRAKATPNSSGVYEDLDIYQLRFQFEL